A genomic region of Eucalyptus grandis isolate ANBG69807.140 chromosome 5, ASM1654582v1, whole genome shotgun sequence contains the following coding sequences:
- the LOC104444496 gene encoding ATP synthase subunit delta', mitochondrial, with product MFRHAAKLLRRPVPTTSPAAAAVSRRPFSSDLPAAETADPAFVEAWKKLIPNIDPPKTPLSFMQPRPATPASIPTKLTVNFVLPYASELSAKEVDMVIVPATTGQLGVLPGHVPTIAELRPGLMSVHDGNDVTKYFVSSGFAFIHANSFADIIAVEAVPIDRIDANLVQKGLAEFTQKVNSASTDLEKAEAQIGVDVHSALNSALTG from the exons ATGTTCCGGCACGCCGCGAAGCTCCTCCGCCGGCCCGTCCCGACgacctcccccgccgccgccgccgtctcccGCCGCCCCTTCTCGTCGGATCTCCCGGCGGCGGAGACGGCGGACCCCGCGTTCGTGGAGGCGTGGAAGAAGCTGATCCCCAACATCGACCCGCCCAAGACCCCTCTCTCCTTCATGCAGCCGCGGCCCGCCACCCCGGCCTCCATCCCGACCAAGCTCACCGTCAACTTCGTCCTCCCGTACGCCTCGGAGCTGTCCGCCAAGGAG GTGGACATGGTCATAGTGCCAGCAACAACAGGACAACTTGGTGTTCTTCCTGGACATGTGCCAACTATTGCAGAACTAAGACCCGGACTAATGTCGGTTCATGATGGAAATGACGTGACAAAGTACTTTGTCAGCAGTGGTTTTGCATTCATCCATGCAAACTCATTTGCAGATATTATCGCTGTTGAGGCTGTGCCGATTGATCGAATTGATGCAAACCTGGTCCAGAAGGGGCTTGCCGAGTTCACCCAGAAAGTGAACTCAGCCTCCACCGACTTGGAAAAGGCCGAAGCACAAATTGGAGTGGATGTGCATAGTGCTCTCAACTCAGCTCTAACCGGTTAG